Proteins encoded in a region of the Ursus arctos isolate Adak ecotype North America unplaced genomic scaffold, UrsArc2.0 scaffold_2, whole genome shotgun sequence genome:
- the SELE gene encoding E-selectin: MIASQLLPALILALLLFKESGAWSYNASTETMTFDEASAYCQQRYTHLVAIQNQEEIKYLNSVFSYSPTYYWIGIRKVNKQWTWIGTQKLLTEEAKNWAPGEPNNKQTDEDCVEIYIKRDKDTGMWNDERCDKKKLALCYTAACTPTSCSGHGECVETVNNYTCECYPGFSGLKCEQVVTCQAQEDPGHGSLVCTHPLGHFSYNSSCSVSCEQGYLPSSTEATQCTSSGDWSTPLPACNVVECNALTKPANGTMDCLESSGNFPWNTTCAFECEVGFELMGPKRLQCTSSGDWDNKEPTCKAVTCEAIGHPQNGSVSCSHAPAGEFTFGTSCNFTCEEGFLVQGPAQLDCTTQGTWSQQVPVCEAFQCKALSSPERGYMSCLPSVSGSFQSGSSCEFFCEKGFVLKGSKKLQCGPTGEWDSEEPACEAVKCDAVRPLQHGSVRCAHSSTGEFTYRSSCAFSCEEGFELHGSAQLECTSQGQWTQDVPSCQVVQCSSLAVSGKLNMSCSGEPVFGAVCAFVCPEGWTLNGSATLTCDATGHWSGMPPTCEAPTESNAPLAIGLTAAGTSLLTLASFLLWLLKRLRKRAKKFVPASSCQSLQSDGSFHMPL, translated from the exons ATGATCGCTTCACAGCTTCTCCCTGCTCTCATTCTTG CGCTTCTCCTATTTAAAGAGAGTGGAGCCTGGTCGTACAACGCCTCCACAGAAACCATGACTTTTGACGAAGCTAGTGCTTACTGTCAGCAAAGGTACACGCATCTGGTCGCGATCCAAAaccaagaagaaattaaataccTGAACTCCGTGTTCAGTTATTCACCAACTTACTACTGGATCGGAATCAGAAAGGTCAATAAGCAGTGGACCTGGATAGGCACCCAGAAGCTTCTGACCGAGGAAGCCAAGAACTGGGCTCCCGGCGAACCAAACAATAAGCAAACCGATGAAGACTGTGTGGAGATCTACATCAAGAGAGACAAGGACACGGGCATGTGGAATGATGAGAGATGCGACAAAAAGAAGCTTGCCTTGTGTTACACAG CTGCTTGTACCCCTACATCCTGCAGCGGCCACGGTGAGTGTGTGGAGACCGTCAACAACTACACGTGTGAGTGCTACCCCGGCTTCAGTGGACTCAAGTGTGAGCAAG TTGTGACCTGTCAAGCGCAGGAAGACCCTGGGCATGGAAGCCTGGTTTGCACCCACCCGCTGGGGCACTTCAGCTACAATTCTTCCTGCTCTGTGAGCTGTGAACAGGGTTACCTCCCAAGCAGCACAGAGGCTACGCAGTGTACTTCCTCGGGGGACTGGAGCACTCCTCTTCCAGCCTGCAACG TGGTTGAGTGCAATGCTTTGACAAAGCCTGCCAATGGCACCATGGACTGTCTCGAAAGCTCTGGAAACTTCCCATGGAACACAACTTGTGCCTTTGAGTGTGAAGTAGGGTTTGAACTAATGGGACCCAAGCGCCTCCAGTGTACCTCATCTGGTGACTGGGACAACAAGGAGCCAACGTGTAAAG CTGTGACGTGTGAGGCCATCGGCCATCCTCAGAATGGATCTGTGAGCTGTAGCCACGCCCCTGCTGGCGAGTTCACCTTCGGGACCTCCTGCAATTTTACCTGCGAGGAAGGCTTCCTGGTGCAGGGGCCAGCACAACTTGACTGCACCACACAAGGGACATGGAGTCAGCAAGTCCCAGTTTGTGAAG CTTTTCAGTGCAAAGCTTTGTCCAGCCCGGAGAGAGGCTACATGAGTTGTCTTCCTAGTGTTTCTGGAAGCTTCCAAAGTGGGTCCAGCTGTGAGTTCTTCTGTGAGAAGGGATTTGTGTTGAAGGGATCCAAAAAACTCCAGTGTGGCCCCACAGGCGAATGGGACAGCGAGGAGCCCGCATGTGAAG CTGTGAAATGTGATGCTGTCCGGCCGCTCCAGCACGGCTCGGTCAGGTGCGCCCATTCCTCTACTGGAGAATTCACCTACAGGTCGTCCTGTGCCTTCAGCTGTGAGGAAGGCTTTGAATTACATGGGTCAGCTCAGCTCGAGTGCACATCTCAGGGACAGTGGACACAGGATGTCCCCTCCTGCCAAG TGGTACAGTGTTCGAGTCTGGCAGTTTCTGGAAAGCTGAACATGAGCTGCAGCGGGGAGCCTGTGTTTGGCGCTGTGTGTGCGTTTGTATGTCCTGAAGGATGGACACTCAATGGGTCGGCAACTCTGACGTGTGATGCGACAGGACACTGGTCTGGGATGCCGCCCACCTGTGAAG CTCCCACTGAGTCCAACGCTCCCCTGGCAATCGGACTCACTGCTGCTGGGACCTCTCTCTTGACATTAGCCTCGTTTCTCCTCTGGCTCCTGAAACGCCTGCGGAAGAGAG cAAAGAAATTTGTTCCTGCCAG CAGCTGCCAAAGCCTTCAATCAGACGGATCCTTCCACATGCCTTTGTAG